A portion of the Esox lucius isolate fEsoLuc1 chromosome 20, fEsoLuc1.pri, whole genome shotgun sequence genome contains these proteins:
- the LOC105018968 gene encoding circadian-associated transcriptional repressor isoform X2 → MQSQGSTSSQPSFYSLSSSDSYLFSDSEQAEDDTDVFLSDRSPSVILSTGDVVKGDRSAGAESPGSQWACDSFTEVTRGHPRVTAERERTREMEDVQVKGDLLFAQKCAELQGFVRPLLELLNGLKGGRFDRGLSSFQQSVAIDRIQRIVGILRRPSIGEKYMNTLLQVEMMLKMWFPQVSPLAPQPAKPTGPAATTSTRDTPKCPHLHKHTDQSHIPVKKRRLSWSDTDSVTPPPVLLKRLNTGVGQERRNEGLDTPSMASGESLGPLDPASDQENDRKKDENSKDGESSSQKMAGAVQPCRTAQSPLPHPSATSSKASSSQSVAKASLLLEKRG, encoded by the exons ATGCAATCGCAGGGCAGCACTTCCTCCCAGCCCTCCTTTTATTCGCTGAGCTCCAGCGACAGCTACCTGTTCAGCGACTCGGAGCAGGCGGAGGATGACACTGATGTCTTCCTGTCCGATCGCTCGCCCTCGGTCATCCTCAGCACTGGGGATGTGGTCAAGGGCGACAGGAGCGCCGGGGCGGAAAGTCCTGGCTCCCAGTGGGCGTGTGACAGCTTCACCGAGGTTACTAGAGGTCACCCCAGGGTCACAGCCGAAAGAGAACGTACGAGGGAGATGGAGGACGTACAGGTGAAGGGGGACCTGCTCTTCGCCCAGAAG TGTGCTGAACTGCAGGGTTTCGTCAGGCCCTTACTGGAGCTGTTGAATGGGCTGAAGGGGGGTCGGTTTGATCGGG GACTGAGTAGTTTCCAGCAGAGTGTAGCCATTGATCGCATCCAGAGGATCGTAGGGATCTTACGGAGACCCAGCATCGG GGAGAAATATATGAATACTCTTCTCCAGGTGGAGATGATGCTGAAGATGTGGTTTCCTCAGGTGTCCCCCTTGGCCCCTCAGCCTGCCAAACCGACTGGCCCTGCCGCCACCACCTCAACCCGGGACACCCCCAAATGCCCCCACctacacaagcacacagaccaatcacacatccctgtcaag AAGCGCAGATTGAGTTGGTCAGACACTGACAGTGTGACCCCTCCTCCTGTACTCTTAAAGAGGCTCAACACTGGTGTGGGACAAGAGAGGAGGAATGAGGGGCTAGACACTCCATCGATGGCTTCTGGAGAATCTCTGGGCCCCCTGGATCCTGCCAGCGACCAAgagaatgacagaaaaaaagatgaaaacagCAAAGATGGAGAGTCATCCAGCCAAAAAATGG CAGGGGCAGTCCAGCCATGCAGGACAGCTCAATCTCCTCTACCACACCCATCAGCAACCAGCAGCAAAGCCAGCTCCAGTCAGTCGGTTGCCAAAGCCAGCTTATTGCTGGAAAAAAGGGGATAA
- the LOC105018968 gene encoding circadian-associated transcriptional repressor isoform X1 has product MQSQGSTSSQPSFYSLSSSDSYLFSDSEQAEDDTDVFLSDRSPSVILSTGDVVKGDRSAGAESPGSQWACDSFTEVTRGHPRVTAERERTREMEDVQVKGDLLFAQKCAELQGFVRPLLELLNGLKGGRFDRGLSSFQQSVAIDRIQRIVGILRRPSIGEKYMNTLLQVEMMLKMWFPQVSPLAPQPAKPTGPAATTSTRDTPKCPHLHKHTDQSHIPVKKRRLSWSDTDSVTPPPVLLKRLNTGVGQERRNEGLDTPSMASGESLGPLDPASDQENDRKKDENSKDGESSSQKMGNCSEPSFNWFHVAPNLSPRKPREVKQLLSVVPPPSSRGSPAMQDSSISSTTPISNQQQSQLQSVGCQSQLIAGKKGIKTLKTCQERGQSHQITAKPLKRVERKSRLNPAPLES; this is encoded by the exons ATGCAATCGCAGGGCAGCACTTCCTCCCAGCCCTCCTTTTATTCGCTGAGCTCCAGCGACAGCTACCTGTTCAGCGACTCGGAGCAGGCGGAGGATGACACTGATGTCTTCCTGTCCGATCGCTCGCCCTCGGTCATCCTCAGCACTGGGGATGTGGTCAAGGGCGACAGGAGCGCCGGGGCGGAAAGTCCTGGCTCCCAGTGGGCGTGTGACAGCTTCACCGAGGTTACTAGAGGTCACCCCAGGGTCACAGCCGAAAGAGAACGTACGAGGGAGATGGAGGACGTACAGGTGAAGGGGGACCTGCTCTTCGCCCAGAAG TGTGCTGAACTGCAGGGTTTCGTCAGGCCCTTACTGGAGCTGTTGAATGGGCTGAAGGGGGGTCGGTTTGATCGGG GACTGAGTAGTTTCCAGCAGAGTGTAGCCATTGATCGCATCCAGAGGATCGTAGGGATCTTACGGAGACCCAGCATCGG GGAGAAATATATGAATACTCTTCTCCAGGTGGAGATGATGCTGAAGATGTGGTTTCCTCAGGTGTCCCCCTTGGCCCCTCAGCCTGCCAAACCGACTGGCCCTGCCGCCACCACCTCAACCCGGGACACCCCCAAATGCCCCCACctacacaagcacacagaccaatcacacatccctgtcaag AAGCGCAGATTGAGTTGGTCAGACACTGACAGTGTGACCCCTCCTCCTGTACTCTTAAAGAGGCTCAACACTGGTGTGGGACAAGAGAGGAGGAATGAGGGGCTAGACACTCCATCGATGGCTTCTGGAGAATCTCTGGGCCCCCTGGATCCTGCCAGCGACCAAgagaatgacagaaaaaaagatgaaaacagCAAAGATGGAGAGTCATCCAGCCAAAAAATGGGTAATTGTTCCGAGCCCAGTTTCAACTGGTTTCacgtggctcccaacctttccCCCCGGAAACCAAGGGAGGTAAAACAGCTTCTTTCTGTTGTACCACCTCCCTCCAGCAGGGGCAGTCCAGCCATGCAGGACAGCTCAATCTCCTCTACCACACCCATCAGCAACCAGCAGCAAAGCCAGCTCCAGTCAGTCGGTTGCCAAAGCCAGCTTATTGCTGGAAAAAAGGGGATAAAGACATTAAAGACCTGTCAGGAGAGGGGCCAGTCTCATCAAATCACAGCAAAGCCTTTGAAAAGGGTGGAGCGCAAGAGCAGGCTTAACCCTGCCCCTTTGGAGTCCTGA